A stretch of Macadamia integrifolia cultivar HAES 741 chromosome 7, SCU_Mint_v3, whole genome shotgun sequence DNA encodes these proteins:
- the LOC122084483 gene encoding FRIGIDA-like protein 3 isoform X1, producing the protein MFLGIFLVWSLRTILILGNSHLHPCIAMADAEPVMGVESTSSMVEQLGKAFVEFESYKNSSEETVLWKEVEDYFHNLQELLKKRTDELEEKEREFEDKQSQTRTLVAEREVVVAAKEKALLDRVQEIKDSAVAAITEAREKYEPPSPEPEDVGDGTENKVSSSFDGDTNASLPTLEVKSPHKSGENADAVAVEVKPCPELTQFCEQMDSKGLLNFVMENRKNFAAVREEISVALRSATEPARLVLDPLEGFYPPDQTTHQSNKKDAALQGMRRSCVMLMEAVAPLLAGAEPGADHPLSPEIKQQAKAFADDWKPKLAGADIDAANGNSLEAEAFLRLLATYKIALEFDEEELCKLVLAVARRRQAPELCRSLGLTHKMPGVVESLVSSGRQIDAVHFIQAFQLTESFPPVPLLKTYLKDLRRNSQGKGGSGGAVGPQNDVNAQELAGLRAVIRCVEDYKLEAEYPLDPLQKRVAQLEKSKADKKRMGEMAKHQPPKRARANGGYFGPRMPVAAVERQPPVFNERGAYMGATERYPPAGPTAYDYQVPSQGAYTQQQPNAQRPFYYPQDERSTASTYNAAPSNYAAYMGSGLQSSHQTYM; encoded by the exons atgtttttggGAATTTTCTTGGTCTGGAGTCTGCGGACGATCCTTATACTGGGT AATAGTCATCTACACCCTTGCATAGCCATGGCAGATGCAGAGCCAGTTATGGGTGTTGAATCAACTTCTTCTATGGTAGAACAGCTTGGGAAGGCATTTGTTGAATTTGAATCTTACAAGAATTCCTCTGAGGAGACAGTTCTGTGGAAGGAAGTTGAAGATTATTTCCACAATCTTCAGGAACTATTAAAGAAGAGAACTGATGAGttagaagaaaaggagagggaATTTGAGGACAAGCAATCTCAAACTCGCACGTTGGTTGCTGAGAGAGAAGTAGTTGTTGCTGCTAAAGAAAAAGCTCTATTGGATCGAGTGCAGGAGATAAAAGATTCTGCTGTTGCTGCCATTACGGAGGCTCGAGAGAAATACGAACCCCCATCCCCAGAGCCGGAAGATGTTGGAGATGGCACAGAAAACAAGGTAAGCAGCTCATTTGATGGTGATACCAATGCATCCCTCCCTACTTTGGAGGTGAAATCCCCTCATAAATCTGGGGAAAATGCTGATGCTGTGGCTGTTGAAGTGAAGCCCTGTCCTGAGCTGACGCAATTTTGCGAACAGATGGATTCAAAAGGGCTTCTTAATTTTGTTATGGAGAACCGAAAAAATTTTGCTGCTGTTCGTGAGGAAATTTCTGTTGCATTGAGAAGTGCAACTGAACCGGCCCGTTTGGTGCTGGATCCTTTGGAGGGGTTTTACCCTCCTGATCAAACTACCCATCAAAGTAACAAGAAGGATGCAGCCCTCCAGGGCATGCGCAGATCATGTGTTATGTTGATGGAAGCTGTTGCCCCCTTGTTGGCGGGGGCAGAACCTGGTGCTGATCACCCTCTGAGCCCTGAAATCAAGCAGCAAGCCAAGGCATTTGCTGATGACTGGAAGCCTAAGTTGGCTGGTGCAGACATTGATGCTGCCAATGGAAATTCATTGGAAGCAGAGGCATTTCTGCGGCTCCTCGCAACTTATAAGATTGCTTTGGAGTTTGATGAAGAAGAACTTTGCAAGCTCGTTCTTGCTGTTGCTCGTCGCAGGCAGGCTCCTGAGCTCTGCCGTTCTCTTGGGCTAACGCACAAAATGCCAG GTGTTGTTGAATCGCTGGTCAGCAGTGGAAGGCAAATTGATGCTGTCCACTTTATTCAAGCTTTCCAGCTTACTGAGAGCTTCCCTCCAGTGCCCCTGTTAAAGACATACTTGAAGGACTTGAGGAGAAACTCACAAGGAAAGGGTGGTTCAGGAGGTGCTGTTGGTCCTCAG AATGATGTAAATGCACAGGAGCTTGCCGGACTAAGGGCTGTCATCAGATGTGTTGAGGACTACAAGCTTGAAGCAGAATATCCACTGGATCCACTGCAGAAACGAGTGGCTCAACTGGAGAAATCAAAAGCTGATAAGAAAAGGATGGGAGAAATGGCAAAGCATCAACCACCAAAGAGGGCTCGGGCAAATGGAGGATACTTTGGGCCTCGTATGCCTGTTGCTGCTGTGGAGAGGCAGCCTCCAGTTTTCAATGAGAGGGGAGCCTACATGGGAGCAACAGAAAGGTATCCTCCAGCTGGTCCAACTGCTTATGATTATCAAGTTCCTAGCCAGGGAGCATACACCCAGCAGCAGCCAAATGCACAAAGGCCATTCTATTATCCCCAAGATGAGAGGTCTACAGCTAGCACATATAATGCTGCTCCATCAAATTATGCTGCCTATATGGGTAGTGGGTTGCAGTCCTCACATCAAACATATATGTAA
- the LOC122084485 gene encoding putative pumilio homolog 8, chloroplastic, whose translation MYTSLEDFRGQMVALAKDQHGCRFLQKKFEEGRVDEIEIIFAEVKDHVGELMIHSFGNYLVQRLLEVCTDERKMEVLSTITKEEFQLVTICLDTHGTRAVQKLLEHLTTPEQISCVMMALRPGTVILTKDVNGHYVIQNCLQRFSNEDTKNVLGSSLLQKAQL comes from the exons ATGTACACATCATTGGAAGATTTCAGAGGCCAGATGGTTGCGCTGGCCAAGGATCAGCACGGGTGTCGATTTTTGCAGAAGAAGTTCGAGGAGGGAAGGGTGGACGAGATTGAGATAATTTTTGCCGAGGTGAAGGACCATGTGGGTGAGTTAATGATCCACTCTTTTGGGAATTACCTTGTTCAGAGGCTCTTGGAAGTATGTACTGATGAACGGAAGATGGAGGTTCTTAGCACCATCACCAAGGAGGAATTCCAACTCGTCACAATCTGTCTTGATACGCATGG TACTCGTGCAGTTCAGAAATTGTTAGAGCATCTTACCACCCCAGAGCAAATTTCCTGTGTTATGATGGCTTTGAGGCCGGGCACCGTCATACTTACCAAGGACGTGAATGGTCATTATGTGATTCAAAATTGCCTCCAGCGTTTCTCCAATGAAGACACTAAA AATGTCCTTGGTTCTTCACTACTGCAGAAGGCTCAGCTATAA